A region of Salvelinus alpinus chromosome 6, SLU_Salpinus.1, whole genome shotgun sequence DNA encodes the following proteins:
- the LOC139579403 gene encoding prostaglandin D2 receptor 2-like isoform X1: protein MFNSSSSAVCPLLQTMLNHSLNNNTGVNMVVVCVHGLVSCLGILENALVLWVVGFRLRRRTVASVWVLNLALSDFLATLTLPLFTHYLHSSHSWELGGPLCTAQSSVFFLNMFVSAFLLAAISLDRCLLVARPVWSQNHRSINAAWKVCALGWLWAAANTFPYFLFRVVTEKTDGRKLCYHHFGLYSSPGTLERDCRVRQAATAVSKTFLAFLLPLVVIAGSYALFGISLSQRRKRRRKYSSSRLTGALIVTNVERRESKPNTNTNTKRSTPNPKGSTPTSTSEPGLSRGFTKMVTSVIATFALCWAPYHVFCLIEVAAQYWPTKVVLVEVGLPMATTFAFLNPVLNPVLYAFSCPNFCIRIRQSLGALMEGLVEEGGMGGAGGGGLSIRKGWRKGRGSLGGNSSSSPSCLGTPGSPCLQVDHLPSSASINHNSKASCGHLEQGEDTLN, encoded by the exons ATGTtcaactcctcctcctctgcggtctgtcctctcctccagaccATGCTGAACCACTCTCTAAACAACAACACGGGGGTCaacatggtggtggtgtgtgtccaTGGCCTGGTCTCCTGTCTGGGTATCCTGGAGAACGCTCTGGTCCTCTGGGTGGTCGGCTTCCGCCTGCGCCGCCG GACCGTGGCCTCTGTCTGGGTTCTCAACCTGGCCCTGTCAGACTTCCTGGCTactctgactctccctctctttacacacTACCTGCACTCCTCTCACAGCTGGGAGCTGGGAG GTCCGCTGTGCACCGCCCAGTCCTCAGTCTTCTTCCTCAACATGTTTGTGTCAGCCTTCCTCCTGGCGGCCATTTCTCTGGACCGCTGTCTCCTGGTGGCGCGGCCCGTCTGGAGCCAGAACCACCGCTCCATTAACGCCGCCTGGAAG GTGTGTGCTTTGGGCTGGTTGTGGGCGGCGGCCAACACCTTCCCTTACTTCCTGTTCCGGGTGGTGACGGAGAAGACGGACGGAAGGAAGCTCTGCTACCACCATTTTGGATTGTACTCGTCACCAGGGACGCTAGAGAGGGACTGTAGGGTACGGCAGGCGGCAACCGCCGTGTCCAAGACATTCCTGGCGTTCCTACTCCCCCTAGTGGTGATTGCAGGGAGCTACGCTCTCTTTGGCATCAGTCTGagccagaggaggaagaggaggaggaagtacAGCAGTAGTAGACTCACCGGGGCTTTGATTGTTACCAATGTGGAACGCAGAGAGTCAAAacccaacacaaacacaaacaccaaACGCTCCACCCCCAACCCAAAAGGCtccacccctacctccacttccgaGCCCGGCCTATCCCGTGGCTTCACCAAAATGGTGACATCAGTCATCGCGACGTTCGCCCTCTGCTGGGCGCCCTATCACGTGTTCTGCCTCATCGAGGTTGCCGCCCAGTACTGGCCGACCAAGGTCGtgttggtggaggtggggttGCCAATGGCGACGACCTTTGCCTTCCTGAACCCGGTGTTAAACCCGGTGCTGTACGCGTTCAGCTGTCCCAACTTCTGCATCCGGATCAGACAGAGTCTGGGGGCGCTGATGGAAGGactggtggaggagggagggatgggtggagCAGGAGGAGGGGGGCTGAGTATCAGGAAGGGGTggaggaagggaagggggagCCTGGGGGGGAACTCATCATCGTCACCAAGCTGTCTGGGGACTCCAGGTTCTCCGTGTCTCCAGGTAGACCATCTGCCCTCCTCTGCCTCCATCAACCACAACTCCAAAGCCAGTTGTGGACATCTGGAGCAAGGAGAGGACACTCTGAACTGA
- the LOC139579403 gene encoding prostaglandin D2 receptor 2-like isoform X2, with protein sequence MLNHSLNNNTGVNMVVVCVHGLVSCLGILENALVLWVVGFRLRRRTVASVWVLNLALSDFLATLTLPLFTHYLHSSHSWELGGPLCTAQSSVFFLNMFVSAFLLAAISLDRCLLVARPVWSQNHRSINAAWKVCALGWLWAAANTFPYFLFRVVTEKTDGRKLCYHHFGLYSSPGTLERDCRVRQAATAVSKTFLAFLLPLVVIAGSYALFGISLSQRRKRRRKYSSSRLTGALIVTNVERRESKPNTNTNTKRSTPNPKGSTPTSTSEPGLSRGFTKMVTSVIATFALCWAPYHVFCLIEVAAQYWPTKVVLVEVGLPMATTFAFLNPVLNPVLYAFSCPNFCIRIRQSLGALMEGLVEEGGMGGAGGGGLSIRKGWRKGRGSLGGNSSSSPSCLGTPGSPCLQVDHLPSSASINHNSKASCGHLEQGEDTLN encoded by the exons ATGCTGAACCACTCTCTAAACAACAACACGGGGGTCaacatggtggtggtgtgtgtccaTGGCCTGGTCTCCTGTCTGGGTATCCTGGAGAACGCTCTGGTCCTCTGGGTGGTCGGCTTCCGCCTGCGCCGCCG GACCGTGGCCTCTGTCTGGGTTCTCAACCTGGCCCTGTCAGACTTCCTGGCTactctgactctccctctctttacacacTACCTGCACTCCTCTCACAGCTGGGAGCTGGGAG GTCCGCTGTGCACCGCCCAGTCCTCAGTCTTCTTCCTCAACATGTTTGTGTCAGCCTTCCTCCTGGCGGCCATTTCTCTGGACCGCTGTCTCCTGGTGGCGCGGCCCGTCTGGAGCCAGAACCACCGCTCCATTAACGCCGCCTGGAAG GTGTGTGCTTTGGGCTGGTTGTGGGCGGCGGCCAACACCTTCCCTTACTTCCTGTTCCGGGTGGTGACGGAGAAGACGGACGGAAGGAAGCTCTGCTACCACCATTTTGGATTGTACTCGTCACCAGGGACGCTAGAGAGGGACTGTAGGGTACGGCAGGCGGCAACCGCCGTGTCCAAGACATTCCTGGCGTTCCTACTCCCCCTAGTGGTGATTGCAGGGAGCTACGCTCTCTTTGGCATCAGTCTGagccagaggaggaagaggaggaggaagtacAGCAGTAGTAGACTCACCGGGGCTTTGATTGTTACCAATGTGGAACGCAGAGAGTCAAAacccaacacaaacacaaacaccaaACGCTCCACCCCCAACCCAAAAGGCtccacccctacctccacttccgaGCCCGGCCTATCCCGTGGCTTCACCAAAATGGTGACATCAGTCATCGCGACGTTCGCCCTCTGCTGGGCGCCCTATCACGTGTTCTGCCTCATCGAGGTTGCCGCCCAGTACTGGCCGACCAAGGTCGtgttggtggaggtggggttGCCAATGGCGACGACCTTTGCCTTCCTGAACCCGGTGTTAAACCCGGTGCTGTACGCGTTCAGCTGTCCCAACTTCTGCATCCGGATCAGACAGAGTCTGGGGGCGCTGATGGAAGGactggtggaggagggagggatgggtggagCAGGAGGAGGGGGGCTGAGTATCAGGAAGGGGTggaggaagggaagggggagCCTGGGGGGGAACTCATCATCGTCACCAAGCTGTCTGGGGACTCCAGGTTCTCCGTGTCTCCAGGTAGACCATCTGCCCTCCTCTGCCTCCATCAACCACAACTCCAAAGCCAGTTGTGGACATCTGGAGCAAGGAGAGGACACTCTGAACTGA